In the genome of Solibacillus silvestris, one region contains:
- the livG gene encoding ABC transporter ATP-binding protein (Part of the ABC transporter complexes LivFGHMJ and LivFGHMK involved in the high-affinity transport of branched-chain amino acids; LivFGHMK is specific for the transport of leucine, while LivFGHMJ is a transporter for leucine, isoleucine, and valine) yields the protein MSSALLKVEKLGIQFGGLKAVQNVEMHLNQGELIGLIGPNGAGKTTTFNMLTGVYTPTEGTIIFNGKAIGGLDPYKVTRQGISRTFQNIRLFKELSVLDNVKVANHGLAKHNLVSSIFRLPSHFKGEEKMEQESLAFLKIFGLDVYRDELAKNLPYGMQRRLEIARALAAAPKLLLLDEPAAGMNAKETHDLMELIAFIRKEFDLTILLIEHDMNLVMGICERIYVLDHGQLIADGTPEEIRSNPKVIEAYLGEEVTE from the coding sequence ATGAGCAGTGCACTTCTAAAAGTAGAAAAGCTAGGTATTCAGTTTGGGGGTTTAAAGGCTGTTCAAAATGTAGAAATGCATTTGAATCAAGGAGAGTTGATAGGTTTAATCGGCCCGAATGGTGCAGGGAAAACAACCACATTTAATATGCTGACAGGGGTATATACACCAACGGAAGGGACAATTATATTCAACGGAAAAGCAATTGGCGGCCTGGATCCATATAAGGTGACACGCCAAGGTATTAGCCGGACATTCCAAAATATTCGCCTATTTAAAGAGTTGTCTGTACTGGATAATGTAAAGGTCGCTAACCATGGTTTGGCAAAACATAATTTAGTTTCGAGCATTTTCAGGTTGCCAAGTCACTTTAAAGGCGAAGAGAAAATGGAACAGGAGTCATTAGCATTCTTGAAAATATTCGGGCTTGATGTATACCGTGACGAGCTTGCGAAAAATTTGCCGTACGGAATGCAGCGACGCCTGGAAATAGCCCGAGCGTTAGCTGCTGCACCAAAGCTATTATTATTGGATGAACCGGCAGCTGGGATGAATGCAAAGGAAACGCATGATTTAATGGAGCTAATTGCTTTTATTCGTAAGGAATTTGATTTAACGATTTTATTGATCGAACATGATATGAACTTAGTTATGGGTATTTGTGAGCGAATCTACGTACTTGACCACGGACAGTTAATTGCCGATGGGACACCTGAAGAAATCCGTTCAAACCCGAAAGTAATTGAGGCTTACTTAGGTGAGGAGGTTACAGAATAA
- a CDS encoding acyltransferase produces MKFHKGRLKFVIPLSLGVAIASYIMLVNNYAEVGDRDRILIVIGATILTAIISYFLFPQEGDNPKDRGPY; encoded by the coding sequence ATGAAGTTTCATAAAGGGCGTTTGAAATTTGTTATACCATTGTCACTTGGGGTGGCGATCGCATCGTATATTATGCTTGTTAACAATTATGCAGAAGTAGGCGACCGTGACCGGATTTTAATAGTTATAGGAGCAACCATCTTAACGGCGATTATTTCCTACTTCTTATTTCCACAAGAAGGGGACAACCCGAAAGATAGAGGCCCATATTGA
- a CDS encoding acetaldehyde dehydrogenase — protein MVDRVIATEAALQLIEKLKERHGPVMFHQSGGCCDGSSPMCYPDGDLIIGNQDILLGLIGGSPFYMHKNQYDYWKHTQIIIDVVDGRGGMFSLEGVEGKRFLSRSRAFTKEELDELQV, from the coding sequence TTGGTTGATCGCGTTATAGCAACCGAAGCAGCACTACAGTTGATCGAGAAATTGAAAGAGCGCCACGGCCCGGTTATGTTCCATCAATCGGGAGGCTGCTGTGATGGTTCGTCTCCAATGTGCTATCCGGATGGCGATTTAATTATCGGCAACCAGGATATATTGCTCGGTCTTATTGGCGGAAGTCCATTTTATATGCACAAAAACCAATATGATTATTGGAAGCATACACAGATTATTATTGATGTCGTCGATGGACGGGGCGGAATGTTTTCGTTAGAGGGCGTCGAAGGAAAACGCTTTTTATCTAGATCACGGGCTTTCACAAAAGAAGAGCTTGATGAGCTTCAAGTATAA
- a CDS encoding acyl-CoA thioesterase: MKNTLPMSFSKSIQTRLVLPPDTNHHQSIFGGKVLAYIDEIAAIAAMKHCQGEVVTASFDSVDFVSSAYAGDMIELEAVVSGTGRTSMEVYVRVVSRNIKTGAKKLTTESFVTMVAIDENGKPKEVPGVEPETDFERHLFETGPIRQEHRKQKRALSKKRRA, from the coding sequence ATGAAAAATACTCTGCCAATGAGCTTTTCAAAATCTATCCAAACACGATTAGTACTGCCTCCTGATACAAATCATCATCAATCGATATTTGGAGGGAAAGTGTTAGCATATATTGATGAAATTGCTGCGATTGCAGCAATGAAACATTGCCAAGGTGAAGTCGTTACTGCTTCTTTTGACTCAGTAGACTTCGTATCTTCTGCCTATGCAGGTGATATGATTGAACTGGAAGCTGTTGTATCTGGAACAGGTCGTACTTCGATGGAAGTATATGTACGGGTTGTATCAAGAAATATTAAAACAGGTGCAAAGAAATTAACGACTGAATCTTTCGTAACGATGGTCGCAATTGACGAAAATGGCAAGCCGAAAGAAGTGCCGGGAGTTGAACCGGAGACGGATTTCGAACGTCATTTATTTGAAACAGGCCCAATTCGTCAGGAACATCGAAAACAAAAACGTGCATTATCAAAAAAACGTCGTGCATAA
- a CDS encoding aldehyde dehydrogenase → MKQTKLWINGIWESTNETSKLTAPYTGELLANVAKASAGDVERAIEGAHQAFKSFKNTTAYERAEILYKVVEIMRERKNELAEILADEAAKPISAGLTELDRTIATYQFAAEAAKQSTGETIPMDAAPGVKDRIGYTKRVPLGVVSAITPFNFPFNLVAHKLGPAFAVGNTVVLKPASQTPLSALAMAEIFKEAGLPDGALQIVTGSGGELSETLVTHPLVKKVTFTGSGAVGLKIKEKVGLRKITLELGSNAALIVEPSTPLEKIMKRCVGGAFGFAGQVCISLQRIYVHSSIYEEFTKAFVEETKKLVVGDPHNEKTDVSAMIHPDEVSRIKEWIEQAKQQGATVATGAEFTERTCSPTVMTNVKSDMKIICQETFAPIVSIVPYDTLDEAIALVNESELALNAGIYTNVLTDAMKAAEEIEAGAVIINDIPTFRVDNMPYGGVKMSGYGKEGIKYAVEEMTDLKFITMKLNYE, encoded by the coding sequence ATGAAACAGACAAAATTATGGATTAACGGCATTTGGGAAAGTACAAATGAAACAAGTAAGTTAACGGCACCTTATACAGGAGAATTGCTTGCAAATGTAGCAAAAGCATCGGCAGGGGACGTGGAGCGCGCAATTGAAGGCGCACATCAAGCATTCAAATCATTCAAAAATACGACTGCTTATGAGCGCGCAGAAATTTTATACAAAGTCGTGGAAATCATGCGTGAACGTAAAAACGAGCTTGCAGAAATTTTAGCAGATGAAGCGGCAAAACCAATCTCTGCAGGGCTTACTGAATTGGATCGTACTATTGCGACGTATCAATTTGCTGCAGAGGCGGCTAAACAAAGTACAGGCGAAACGATTCCGATGGATGCAGCACCAGGTGTAAAAGATCGAATCGGTTATACAAAGCGAGTACCTTTAGGCGTAGTTTCGGCAATTACACCATTTAATTTTCCATTTAATCTCGTAGCGCATAAATTAGGTCCAGCCTTTGCTGTAGGGAACACAGTTGTACTAAAGCCTGCATCTCAAACCCCGTTAAGTGCACTTGCGATGGCGGAAATTTTCAAAGAAGCAGGTTTACCGGACGGTGCATTGCAAATCGTGACAGGTAGCGGCGGGGAATTGAGCGAGACACTCGTAACACATCCGCTTGTGAAAAAAGTGACGTTTACGGGTAGCGGTGCGGTTGGCTTGAAGATTAAAGAAAAAGTCGGCTTGCGGAAAATTACACTAGAGCTTGGATCAAATGCGGCACTCATTGTTGAGCCTTCAACACCGCTTGAAAAAATTATGAAACGCTGTGTAGGCGGTGCATTTGGATTTGCTGGACAAGTATGTATTTCATTGCAACGAATTTATGTTCATTCTTCAATTTATGAAGAATTTACAAAGGCATTTGTAGAAGAGACAAAGAAACTAGTTGTCGGTGATCCGCATAATGAAAAAACGGATGTGAGTGCAATGATTCACCCGGATGAAGTTAGCCGTATAAAAGAATGGATTGAACAGGCGAAACAGCAAGGTGCAACGGTTGCAACGGGAGCTGAATTTACAGAGCGTACTTGCTCCCCAACTGTCATGACGAATGTGAAGTCCGATATGAAAATTATTTGCCAAGAGACTTTTGCGCCGATTGTCTCCATTGTGCCATATGATACGCTGGACGAAGCAATTGCACTTGTAAATGAATCGGAGCTTGCGTTAAATGCTGGTATTTACACAAATGTATTAACAGATGCAATGAAGGCCGCGGAAGAAATTGAAGCAGGTGCGGTCATCATTAACGATATTCCAACATTCCGTGTAGATAATATGCCGTATGGGGGCGTCAAAATGAGCGGATATGGTAAAGAAGGCATTAAGTATGCAGTAGAAGAAATGACCGATTTAAAATTTATTACAATGAAGTTGAATTATGAATAG
- a CDS encoding aldehyde dehydrogenase (catalyzes the oxidation of acetaldehyde, benzaldehyde, propionaldehyde and other aldehydes): MAAVYQNPNTDGALVNFKERYDNFIGGKWTPPVKGEYFDNVTPVTGKVFTQVARSTEEDIELALDAAHAAKDAWGKTSATERSNILLKIADRMEQNLEMLAVAETWDNGKAVRETLNADLPLGIDHFRYFAGALRAQEGSLSQIDENTVAYHFHEPIGVVGQIIPWNFPLLMAVWKLAPALAAGNCVVLKPAEQTPASILVLVELIEDLLPPGVLNVVNGFGLEAGKPLASNPRIGKIAFTGETTTGRLIMQYASQNLIPVTLELGGKSPNIFFEDIMDADDAFLDKAVEGFVLFALNQGEVCTCPSRALIQESIYEKFMERVLKRVEAIKTGNPLDTDTMMGAQASSEQMEKIQSYLQIGKEEGAECLIGGEKNDLGGDYADGYYIKPTVFKGHNKMRIFQEEIFGPVVAVTTFKTKEEALEIANDTLYGLGSGVWTRDMNTAYRFGRGIQAGRVWTNCYHAYPAHAAFGGYKMSGVGRENHKMMLSHYQQTKNLLVSYDENRLGFF; the protein is encoded by the coding sequence ATGGCAGCAGTGTATCAAAATCCAAACACGGATGGCGCATTAGTAAATTTCAAGGAGCGTTATGACAACTTTATCGGTGGTAAATGGACACCGCCAGTAAAGGGGGAGTACTTCGACAATGTTACTCCTGTTACGGGCAAAGTATTTACCCAGGTCGCGCGTTCTACGGAAGAAGATATCGAGCTTGCTTTAGATGCAGCCCATGCGGCAAAGGATGCCTGGGGTAAGACATCGGCAACTGAACGCTCGAATATTTTACTGAAAATTGCAGATCGTATGGAACAAAATTTAGAAATGCTGGCCGTTGCAGAAACATGGGATAACGGTAAGGCGGTACGTGAAACTTTGAATGCAGATTTACCTTTGGGCATTGATCACTTCCGTTATTTTGCGGGTGCTTTACGTGCACAGGAAGGATCACTTAGTCAGATTGATGAAAATACAGTGGCCTATCACTTCCATGAGCCGATTGGTGTAGTTGGACAAATTATTCCATGGAATTTCCCGCTATTAATGGCTGTATGGAAACTGGCGCCTGCACTTGCTGCAGGAAACTGTGTCGTATTAAAGCCGGCTGAGCAAACACCAGCATCAATTTTAGTGCTTGTTGAGCTGATTGAAGATTTACTTCCACCAGGTGTGCTGAATGTTGTAAATGGCTTCGGTTTAGAAGCAGGAAAGCCGTTAGCATCGAATCCGCGCATCGGTAAAATAGCATTTACAGGTGAGACGACGACTGGTCGCCTTATTATGCAATATGCATCTCAAAATCTGATTCCGGTTACTCTGGAATTGGGCGGTAAATCACCGAACATTTTCTTTGAAGATATTATGGATGCAGATGATGCATTTTTGGATAAAGCGGTTGAAGGCTTCGTATTATTTGCTTTAAACCAAGGTGAAGTATGTACATGTCCTTCTCGTGCACTTATTCAGGAATCAATCTACGAGAAATTTATGGAGCGCGTATTAAAGCGTGTTGAAGCAATTAAAACAGGCAACCCTTTAGATACAGATACAATGATGGGTGCACAGGCATCATCGGAACAAATGGAAAAAATCCAATCCTATTTACAAATTGGTAAAGAGGAAGGCGCGGAATGCTTAATCGGCGGCGAGAAAAATGATTTAGGCGGTGATTATGCAGACGGCTACTATATTAAACCGACTGTATTTAAAGGTCATAATAAAATGCGTATTTTCCAGGAAGAAATTTTCGGCCCGGTTGTTGCTGTAACAACATTTAAGACGAAAGAAGAAGCGTTGGAAATCGCAAATGATACATTATATGGATTAGGATCAGGTGTATGGACACGTGATATGAATACTGCTTACCGCTTTGGCCGTGGTATTCAGGCGGGACGTGTATGGACGAACTGCTATCATGCATATCCGGCACATGCGGCGTTTGGGGGCTACAAAATGAGTGGTGTTGGTCGCGAAAACCATAAAATGATGTTAAGCCACTATCAACAAACGAAAAACTTGCTAGTAAGTTATGATGAAAACCGCTTAGGCTTCTTCTAA
- a CDS encoding ABC transporter permease — MEWIQQLVNGISLGSIYALIALGYTMVYGIIKLINFAHGDVFMLGAFIGFYAIARWEMNVFLALIIAMILCAVIGVIIERVAYKRLRNATRIAALITAIGVSLLIEYTVIFFRGPSPEAYPSVFATKNIEIFGAQISTLAIFILSVSIFLMILLQFIVHKTKIGKAMRAVSHDADAARLMGINVDNTISATFAIGSALAGAAGVIFGIYYTRIDPLMGIMPGIKAFIAAVLGGIGIIPGAMVGGLVLGVVETVVSALGYSLWRDAAAFVILILILILRPAGIFGKNTREKV; from the coding sequence ATGGAATGGATCCAACAATTAGTGAATGGTATTTCGCTAGGTAGTATTTATGCACTAATCGCACTAGGCTATACGATGGTATACGGAATTATTAAGCTCATCAACTTTGCCCATGGTGATGTTTTCATGCTTGGTGCTTTTATCGGCTTTTATGCCATTGCACGTTGGGAAATGAATGTCTTTTTAGCCCTTATTATCGCGATGATATTATGTGCCGTTATTGGAGTAATAATCGAGCGTGTCGCCTATAAGCGACTGCGTAATGCAACGCGAATCGCAGCTCTTATTACGGCAATCGGTGTCTCACTGTTAATTGAATATACGGTAATTTTCTTTAGAGGTCCGTCACCAGAGGCGTATCCGTCTGTATTTGCAACGAAGAATATTGAAATTTTCGGTGCCCAGATCAGTACACTGGCGATATTCATCTTATCTGTTTCGATTTTCTTAATGATCTTATTACAATTCATTGTTCATAAAACAAAGATCGGTAAAGCAATGCGTGCCGTATCCCATGATGCAGATGCAGCTCGCTTAATGGGCATTAACGTAGATAATACGATTTCAGCCACATTCGCAATTGGTTCCGCACTGGCAGGAGCTGCGGGCGTAATTTTTGGCATTTACTATACACGTATTGATCCGTTAATGGGGATTATGCCTGGTATTAAAGCATTCATTGCCGCTGTATTAGGTGGTATTGGCATTATTCCAGGGGCAATGGTAGGCGGTCTTGTACTAGGGGTTGTTGAAACAGTTGTTTCGGCTCTCGGATATTCATTATGGCGAGATGCAGCCGCATTTGTCATCCTGATTTTAATTCTAATATTACGTCCAGCGGGTATTTTCGGTAAAAATACGCGCGAGAAAGTGTAG
- a CDS encoding methyl-accepting chemotaxis protein — MGILFSRATKVSNKPYFDIANYAQQVNLDVSTYPNLHKQIELLKLTKEDLAVIKQLEPFAQQVVPNMVEKFYCAISLSPELVDIIGSSARMDRLKGTLTKHLEAMFNCNINSHYIEERQTIAHVHVKIGLQSKWYIASFQSLMTTFIDFISKIEMSNVDMAKAVDAFSKLINFEQQLVIEAYEKEEQRIRTESLDVKYRIVERIQHTAQELTHISDQTNASLQEIASQSEEIASNTKQGLNLVAETENKSTTGTTYLINQTAIMTNILDRVDTLESSMVKLRQSSKKIAEIVGLVTGIADQTNLLALNASIEAARAGEHGKGFAVVADEVRKLAEETKNAVQNVSHLIKETELSISQMSDSVSSVDEQVKMSVDTQKSLADSFTSITEAVHGIKTQYENTNEDIHAISSVITGLTHTTNDVMTSSDSLLHIVQELHD; from the coding sequence ATGGGTATTCTGTTTTCAAGAGCGACAAAAGTTTCAAACAAGCCATATTTTGATATAGCTAATTATGCACAGCAAGTAAATCTGGATGTTTCAACCTATCCTAACTTACACAAACAGATTGAGTTGCTAAAATTAACGAAAGAGGATTTAGCTGTAATTAAACAGTTAGAACCTTTTGCACAACAGGTTGTCCCGAATATGGTGGAAAAGTTTTACTGTGCAATCAGTTTAAGTCCGGAACTCGTAGATATTATTGGGAGTTCAGCTCGAATGGATCGTCTAAAAGGTACATTAACGAAGCATTTAGAAGCGATGTTCAACTGTAATATCAATTCACATTATATAGAAGAGCGACAAACGATTGCGCATGTTCATGTCAAAATCGGACTTCAATCCAAGTGGTATATCGCTTCATTCCAATCGCTAATGACAACGTTTATCGATTTCATCAGTAAAATAGAAATGTCGAATGTTGACATGGCTAAAGCAGTTGATGCTTTTTCAAAACTCATTAACTTCGAGCAACAGCTTGTCATTGAAGCATATGAAAAAGAAGAGCAACGAATTCGTACTGAAAGTTTAGATGTAAAATACAGAATTGTAGAGCGAATTCAACATACTGCACAAGAGTTAACGCATATTAGTGATCAAACAAATGCATCATTACAAGAAATTGCGAGCCAATCAGAAGAAATTGCTTCCAATACAAAACAAGGTTTAAATTTAGTAGCAGAAACAGAAAATAAATCAACAACAGGTACTACATATTTAATTAACCAGACAGCAATCATGACCAACATTTTGGATCGTGTGGATACACTTGAATCGTCAATGGTTAAACTCCGTCAATCGTCTAAAAAAATTGCCGAAATTGTAGGATTGGTAACAGGTATTGCTGATCAGACAAACTTGCTTGCATTAAATGCATCGATTGAAGCAGCACGTGCAGGTGAACACGGAAAAGGGTTTGCCGTAGTAGCTGATGAAGTCCGAAAGCTTGCTGAAGAAACTAAAAATGCGGTTCAAAACGTCTCTCATTTAATTAAAGAAACCGAACTTAGTATTTCACAAATGTCTGACTCTGTTTCTAGTGTAGATGAGCAAGTAAAAATGAGTGTTGATACGCAAAAAAGCCTGGCGGATTCCTTTACATCGATTACAGAAGCGGTACATGGAATCAAAACGCAATATGAAAACACGAACGAAGACATTCATGCCATTTCTTCTGTTATTACCGGTTTGACACATACAACGAATGATGTAATGACATCATCAGATTCATTGCTGCACATTGTCCAGGAACTGCATGATTAA
- a CDS encoding ABC transporter ATP-binding protein, protein MLIINDIDVFYGNIQALKGISLEVKEGEIVTLIGANGAGKSTLLKTISGLLKPKRGSIEYLGAAIDGKPAQTIVKAGLSHVPEGRRVFSNMTVEENLELGAYLRNDREAIKKDLNHVFELFPRLLERRKQLSGTLSGGEQQMLAMGRALMAKPKLIIMDEPSMGLAPLMVKNIFNIIEMVNKEGVTVLLVEQNAHMALSVAHRAYVLETGKIVLTGSAKELQESDEVRAAYLGGL, encoded by the coding sequence ATGCTAATAATTAATGATATCGATGTATTTTATGGTAATATCCAAGCATTGAAAGGAATCTCCCTCGAAGTAAAAGAAGGCGAAATTGTAACACTGATCGGTGCCAATGGAGCAGGGAAAAGCACATTGCTAAAAACAATTTCAGGTTTACTGAAGCCAAAGCGGGGTTCGATTGAATATTTAGGTGCGGCAATCGATGGAAAGCCGGCACAAACGATCGTAAAGGCAGGGCTTTCCCATGTACCGGAAGGACGTCGCGTATTTTCGAACATGACAGTGGAAGAAAATCTGGAATTGGGTGCCTATTTACGGAATGACCGAGAGGCTATAAAAAAGGATTTAAATCATGTGTTTGAGTTGTTCCCTCGTCTGTTGGAACGACGCAAGCAGCTTTCAGGGACTTTATCAGGCGGAGAACAGCAAATGCTTGCGATGGGCCGTGCTTTAATGGCTAAGCCGAAGCTGATCATTATGGATGAGCCATCAATGGGTCTAGCCCCTCTTATGGTAAAAAACATCTTCAACATTATTGAAATGGTCAACAAAGAAGGTGTGACAGTATTGCTTGTAGAGCAAAACGCACACATGGCATTATCGGTTGCCCACCGCGCCTACGTTTTGGAAACAGGTAAAATCGTCCTAACAGGTTCAGCAAAAGAACTGCAGGAGAGCGATGAAGTAAGAGCCGCTTATTTAGGCGGATTATAA
- a CDS encoding ABC transporter: MKKSKIFWGYAVLALVIYAVVQLLISNGVIQFYYQNMFIAMCINVILAVSLHVIIGVTGQFSIGHAGFLAVGAYISAICTMKIGMPFITAILIGAIVAALAGLLVGIPSLRLKGDYLAIATLGFAEIIRIVFVNTDYVGGAAGLQVAHQSTWTYAFFATFITILVISNFTNSRHGRACISIREDEIAADAMGINTTYYKVVAFAIGSFFAGVAGAIYAHNYYIIQPTAFGFLKSFDILIFVVLGGLGSLSGSVIAAVLLTFVSTYLQDFPETRMIIYSLILILVMLYRPTGLLGSKEITAYFKFGKKGGTRV, translated from the coding sequence ATGAAAAAATCGAAAATCTTTTGGGGTTATGCCGTCCTAGCACTTGTGATTTATGCAGTTGTTCAATTATTGATTTCCAACGGTGTTATCCAGTTCTACTATCAAAACATGTTCATCGCAATGTGTATTAATGTTATTTTGGCGGTAAGTTTACATGTCATTATCGGGGTTACAGGTCAGTTCTCGATAGGGCATGCAGGTTTTCTAGCTGTCGGAGCTTACATATCGGCTATTTGTACAATGAAAATTGGCATGCCATTTATTACAGCCATTTTAATTGGCGCTATTGTCGCAGCACTTGCCGGATTGCTTGTAGGAATTCCTTCACTTCGTTTAAAAGGCGACTACTTGGCGATTGCTACGCTAGGGTTTGCTGAAATTATTCGAATTGTATTTGTGAATACTGACTATGTAGGTGGTGCAGCAGGCTTGCAAGTTGCCCATCAGTCAACATGGACATATGCCTTTTTTGCGACATTCATTACAATTCTCGTCATCTCGAACTTTACGAATTCTCGTCATGGTCGTGCGTGTATTTCCATACGTGAAGATGAAATTGCGGCTGACGCAATGGGCATTAACACAACCTATTACAAAGTTGTCGCATTTGCAATCGGTTCGTTCTTCGCTGGAGTGGCGGGTGCCATCTATGCCCATAATTATTATATTATTCAGCCGACAGCATTCGGGTTTTTAAAGTCATTTGATATTTTAATATTCGTCGTATTGGGCGGATTAGGCAGTTTATCCGGTTCTGTTATTGCAGCAGTATTACTGACATTCGTCTCTACGTATTTACAGGACTTCCCGGAAACGCGGATGATTATTTACTCATTGATTTTAATATTAGTTATGCTTTATCGACCTACAGGTTTATTAGGTTCAAAAGAGATCACAGCATACTTCAAGTTTGGTAAAAAAGGAGGTACACGCGTATGA
- a CDS encoding 23S rRNA pseudouridine synthase F: MRINKFLAETGIVSRRGADKWVEDGRVKINGVVATNGSQVETGDEVLVDGKPVKRQEELVYIVLNKPVGITSTTEKQIEGNVVDFVNHPLRIFHIGRLDKDSEGLLLLTNDGDIVNEILRAENHHEKEYVVQVDKPITDQFIHDMSSGVEILDTTTLPCRVEKVSSKVFKIILEQGLNRQIRRMCSALGYSVQRLQRIRIMNIHIGNLKVGQWRDLTDKERSELFQLLKYTPKQ; encoded by the coding sequence ATGAGAATCAATAAGTTTTTAGCAGAAACCGGCATCGTGTCCCGGCGCGGTGCAGATAAATGGGTAGAAGATGGACGTGTAAAAATCAATGGGGTTGTTGCGACAAACGGCAGCCAAGTTGAAACAGGCGATGAAGTATTAGTTGACGGTAAGCCTGTAAAAAGACAGGAAGAATTAGTTTACATTGTACTGAACAAGCCTGTTGGGATTACGAGTACAACAGAAAAACAAATTGAAGGAAATGTTGTGGATTTTGTAAATCATCCGCTTCGTATTTTCCATATCGGACGTTTGGATAAAGATTCAGAAGGTTTACTGCTTCTTACAAATGACGGAGATATCGTCAATGAAATTTTAAGAGCAGAAAATCATCATGAAAAGGAATATGTCGTACAGGTAGACAAGCCGATTACCGATCAATTTATTCACGATATGAGCTCGGGAGTGGAAATTTTAGATACAACGACATTACCTTGTCGAGTAGAGAAGGTGTCTTCTAAAGTGTTTAAGATTATTTTAGAACAAGGATTAAATCGCCAAATTCGCCGAATGTGTTCTGCACTTGGCTATTCTGTACAGCGATTACAACGCATTCGTATTATGAATATTCATATCGGCAATTTAAAGGTCGGACAGTGGCGTGACCTTACAGATAAAGAAAGAAGTGAACTATTTCAGTTACTGAAATACACACCAAAGCAATAA